The following are encoded in a window of Roseimaritima ulvae genomic DNA:
- a CDS encoding zinc-dependent peptidase, giving the protein MLITPDIDRRNQRFALLSALLTLAVVGGLALLSPGWLLLAPLGGAAYYLMRRTTVRRRRLLEQPFPEQWEAVLVTQVEYFRALDEPRKDKFRNLVKVFLDEIPITGIRTDVDETTRVLVAASAVIPVMGFDDWEYSGLGEVLIYPGSFSEDYRTDAGENTNTLGMVGVGHLSGVMILSKPSLLAGFANQTDKRNVGIHEFAHLVDKGNGDVDGVPPGMDQETYEPWIRWVGEELRRDVSGGEHIDDYAYTNEAEYFAVLSEYFFEAPAVLQKKNPELYSMLQSIYHQNPKRLFKRRRPRRRRIGRNSPCPCGSGEKYKRCCRRKTQRGFPVA; this is encoded by the coding sequence ATGCTAATCACTCCCGACATCGATCGCCGCAACCAACGCTTTGCGCTGCTGTCCGCGTTGCTAACTCTAGCCGTGGTAGGCGGCTTGGCCCTGCTCTCACCGGGCTGGCTTCTGTTGGCGCCGCTCGGCGGTGCGGCCTATTACTTGATGCGCCGCACAACGGTGCGCCGCCGGCGGCTGCTCGAACAACCGTTTCCCGAACAGTGGGAAGCCGTGTTGGTCACTCAGGTGGAATACTTTCGCGCGTTGGACGAACCACGCAAAGACAAGTTTCGCAATCTCGTCAAAGTCTTTTTGGACGAAATTCCGATCACCGGTATCCGCACCGATGTCGACGAGACCACGCGGGTATTGGTCGCCGCCAGCGCGGTGATCCCCGTGATGGGCTTCGACGACTGGGAATATTCGGGATTGGGAGAAGTCCTGATCTACCCGGGTTCCTTCAGCGAAGACTACCGCACCGACGCCGGCGAGAATACAAACACCTTGGGCATGGTGGGTGTGGGACATCTAAGCGGCGTGATGATTCTGTCCAAGCCGTCCTTGCTGGCGGGCTTTGCCAATCAGACCGACAAACGCAACGTGGGCATTCACGAATTTGCGCACCTAGTCGACAAAGGCAACGGCGATGTGGACGGTGTGCCGCCGGGCATGGACCAGGAAACCTATGAACCGTGGATCCGCTGGGTGGGGGAAGAATTGCGGCGAGATGTTTCCGGTGGCGAACACATCGACGACTACGCTTACACCAACGAAGCGGAGTATTTCGCCGTGTTGTCGGAATACTTCTTCGAAGCTCCCGCGGTGCTGCAGAAGAAGAACCCCGAGCTATACAGCATGCTGCAGTCGATCTACCACCAGAACCCCAAACGGTTGTTCAAGCGTCGCCGACCACGTCGTCGCCGCATCGGTCGCAACTCACCGTGTCCCTGTGGCAGCGGCGAAAAATACAAACGCTGCTGCCGCCGCAAAACCCAACGCGGCTTCCCCGTAGCCTAG
- a CDS encoding IS4 family transposase, with protein MTKSPRQSKRIPKRKKPVAPKIPHDQGNSDLNAGEAQTQAQPKGENQDKVPSRDIQGLKYFEMLVPLLERLHDEKCGRDKANNRELYFDKYCMLVLLYMFNPTVTSLRAIAQASDLEKVKKRLGCKRTSLGSLSEASRLFDSSLLKEVIADLGQQVAPVGRDNRLSQINQTITLVHGSVVSAIPNLIQASLLKQTEGSGLVQWRLHTHFEVDRYVPTRIDVTPNGGGEHDERAVAERTIECDRLYVMDRGYAKFTLFNHIVSKQSSYVCRLRDNSVYEVLEHNELSEAAIDAGVLKDEIVSMGKASKSSQRPNHKIRLIQIRCTPHKNRTGGKAKGSTAPDSDGILRIATNLLDVPAEIIALIYSQRWIIEIFFRFFKQFLGCSHLISHSQNGIEIQVYCAIIACLLINLWTGRKPNKRTFEMLSYYFMGLASEAELLAHLEKLKRQDEAASKRS; from the coding sequence GTGACGAAATCTCCGCGCCAATCGAAACGGATACCGAAACGCAAAAAGCCTGTCGCCCCCAAGATCCCCCACGATCAAGGCAACAGTGATCTCAACGCTGGGGAAGCACAAACGCAAGCACAACCTAAGGGAGAAAACCAGGACAAAGTTCCAAGCAGAGATATTCAAGGACTAAAGTACTTTGAAATGCTCGTGCCCCTGCTTGAGCGGCTTCACGACGAGAAATGCGGACGCGACAAGGCGAACAACCGCGAACTCTATTTTGACAAGTACTGCATGCTGGTGCTGCTCTACATGTTCAATCCGACGGTGACGAGCCTGCGGGCAATCGCCCAGGCAAGTGATCTTGAAAAAGTCAAGAAGAGACTCGGTTGCAAACGGACGTCACTCGGATCACTGAGCGAGGCGTCGCGGCTTTTCGACTCAAGCCTCCTCAAAGAAGTCATTGCAGATCTTGGGCAGCAAGTCGCTCCGGTCGGGCGCGATAACCGTCTCAGCCAGATCAACCAAACGATCACCCTGGTCCACGGCTCGGTGGTCTCGGCGATTCCAAACTTGATCCAAGCTTCTCTATTAAAACAAACCGAGGGCAGCGGCTTAGTGCAGTGGCGATTGCACACACACTTCGAAGTCGATCGGTATGTGCCCACACGAATCGATGTCACCCCTAACGGGGGCGGCGAGCATGATGAACGCGCTGTCGCCGAACGCACGATCGAGTGCGACCGCCTGTACGTGATGGATCGAGGGTACGCCAAGTTTACTTTGTTCAATCACATCGTGAGCAAGCAAAGCAGCTACGTATGCCGCCTTCGTGACAACAGCGTCTACGAAGTGCTTGAGCACAACGAGCTATCCGAAGCAGCGATCGACGCTGGAGTGCTCAAGGATGAAATCGTGTCGATGGGCAAAGCAAGCAAGAGCTCGCAGCGGCCGAATCACAAGATTCGTTTGATCCAAATCCGCTGTACGCCACACAAAAACCGGACTGGAGGCAAAGCGAAAGGCTCCACCGCGCCGGACAGTGACGGCATTCTGCGGATTGCCACCAACCTTTTGGACGTGCCTGCCGAGATCATCGCGTTGATCTACTCCCAACGGTGGATCATTGAGATATTTTTTAGATTCTTCAAGCAGTTTCTGGGCTGTTCGCACTTGATCAGTCACAGCCAGAACGGCATTGAGATCCAAGTCTACTGTGCGATCATCGCATGTTTGCTGATCAATCTATGGACCGGACGCAAGCCGAACAAACGCACCTTTGAGATGCTCAGCTACTACTTTATGGGTCTTGCGAGTGAGGCGGAATTGCTGGCCCATCTTGAGAAGCTCAAGCGGCAAGATGAAGCCGCTTCAAAAAGATCGTAA
- a CDS encoding serine/threonine protein kinase, giving the protein MKRLIRAGRLREIWEASHIETKKRFALKRLSPHKCDDKTELAALKHEYRVASSLSNSKRIIRIYDLQIEDGTPLLVMELFSELNLKQAMRRGPKSIAFMLDKVIKKAAEGIYFMHTKGWIHRDVKPANFLVSRDGETRLIDFRFAERKRTGLRKLFRRPAIEGTYAYMSPEQIRGKVLDERADIYSFGCLMFELVTAQTPYSATSPNELLSKHLIASVPSLLEHDNKVRPEFAALVQKMMSKAREQRPTSMGEVLDQLSKMNVFDSSADK; this is encoded by the coding sequence TTGAAACGGTTGATTCGAGCCGGTCGATTGCGCGAAATATGGGAAGCCAGTCATATCGAAACCAAGAAACGGTTCGCGCTGAAACGCTTGAGTCCCCACAAATGTGACGACAAAACTGAACTGGCCGCCCTGAAGCACGAATACAGGGTCGCCTCCAGCCTATCAAACAGTAAGCGAATCATAAGAATCTACGACCTCCAAATCGAAGATGGTACGCCGTTATTGGTGATGGAATTGTTCAGCGAGTTGAATCTGAAGCAGGCAATGCGTCGAGGCCCCAAGTCGATCGCATTCATGCTCGACAAAGTCATTAAGAAGGCGGCAGAAGGCATATATTTCATGCACACCAAGGGCTGGATTCATCGAGATGTCAAACCCGCAAATTTTCTAGTCAGTCGCGACGGCGAGACCAGACTAATTGATTTTCGGTTTGCCGAACGAAAACGCACTGGGCTGCGGAAGCTGTTTCGCAGACCGGCGATTGAAGGCACATATGCCTACATGTCGCCCGAACAGATTCGCGGCAAAGTCTTGGACGAACGCGCGGACATTTACAGTTTCGGTTGTTTGATGTTCGAATTGGTAACCGCGCAAACGCCGTACTCTGCTACTTCGCCCAATGAGTTACTGAGCAAACATTTGATCGCGAGTGTCCCCAGCTTGCTCGAACATGACAACAAAGTTCGTCCCGAGTTTGCGGCATTAGTGCAGAAGATGATGTCCAAGGCTCGTGAACAGCGTCCCACATCGATGGGAGAGGTTTTAGATCAACTGAGCAAAATGAATGTGTTTGACTCTTCCGCTGACAAATGA
- a CDS encoding sodium:solute symporter family transporter yields the protein MRFLSLFFLCLFGLSLFHSKLQPLAAAEPPVAEPLFDWQALPDLPDALGVAGPFAGVHNDALIVAGGANFPQPVWERVKVWHDVIHVLVRQNDQWVWKDGGKLDKPMAYGATVSTPLGVLCMGGNNGEQTFDDVFLLHWDADQQTLQTTAFPKLPRPCAYGAATLVGDTVYLAGGQYGQTLDTAMENFWSLDLSQLEDAEKFGWRQRDACPGDLRAFNITVAQHNGYEDCVYVISGRRQDGEQIEFLQDSWEFTPSTNTWRRRADVPRCVMAGTGIDIGQSHIAILGGADGSLFSQSDELRDEHPGFPKEALMYHTITNTWSSGGAMPANHVTTTAVKWDDAIIIPSGEVRPRVRSANIWSVQPIAPERSFGTLNYAVLFGYLLGMLGVGFYFVNKNKDTDDYFRGGKQIPWWAAACSIFATMLSSLTFTGLPSKAFAQDWVYAIGNMMIPVVAVVVVRVALPFYRRIDATSAYEYLEKRFHRGVRVFGSASFTVFHIFRMAIVMSLTGLAIAVATPLTPTQSVLLMGVLSVLYCTMGGIEAVIWTDTLQTVVLLGGALLAIVLLVSGTDGGAAGFWETAKSSDKFRLVNLHWDANQAQLAFWVVVVGAIGQNLSSYTADQAVVQRYMTTKDEQQAARSILGGGLLAIPATLLFFGIGTALFAFYHSHPEKLDPTITTDQIFPLFIAREMPIGLAGLIVAGIFAAAQSTVSTSMNSTATAIVTDFLRPWNLLNSERAYLNVARLCTLVVGVLGTLLALLFVDPDIKSLFDAFIKVIGLFMGVLGGLFLLGALTVRANAAGAMTGAVVGAATMLYLWLFTSINGYLYTTCGIVTCVAVGYLASLAFPRPQQDLSGLTIHKTAAS from the coding sequence ATGCGGTTTTTAAGTTTGTTTTTCCTGTGTCTATTTGGACTCAGCCTGTTCCACTCCAAATTGCAACCGCTGGCGGCCGCCGAACCGCCCGTCGCCGAGCCGCTGTTCGATTGGCAGGCCTTGCCCGACTTGCCCGATGCGTTGGGCGTTGCGGGGCCCTTTGCGGGCGTGCACAACGATGCTTTGATCGTGGCCGGCGGAGCGAACTTTCCCCAACCAGTTTGGGAACGCGTCAAAGTCTGGCATGACGTTATCCACGTGCTGGTCCGTCAAAATGATCAGTGGGTCTGGAAAGACGGCGGGAAACTGGACAAACCGATGGCGTACGGCGCCACAGTCTCCACTCCCCTGGGCGTGCTCTGCATGGGCGGCAACAACGGTGAACAAACCTTCGACGACGTGTTTTTATTGCACTGGGATGCCGATCAGCAGACGTTGCAGACGACCGCATTCCCCAAACTTCCTCGGCCCTGTGCCTATGGCGCCGCAACCCTGGTCGGCGACACCGTGTATTTGGCGGGAGGGCAATACGGCCAGACGCTCGACACAGCGATGGAAAACTTCTGGTCGCTGGACTTGTCGCAGCTTGAGGACGCGGAGAAGTTTGGCTGGCGACAACGCGATGCTTGTCCCGGAGATTTGCGAGCGTTCAACATCACGGTCGCGCAGCACAACGGCTATGAGGACTGTGTGTATGTGATCAGCGGCCGCCGGCAAGACGGCGAGCAAATCGAATTTCTGCAAGACAGCTGGGAATTCACGCCGTCCACAAACACTTGGCGACGCCGCGCCGACGTGCCGCGATGTGTGATGGCCGGTACCGGAATCGATATCGGTCAAAGCCATATCGCGATTTTGGGCGGCGCCGATGGTAGCCTGTTTAGCCAGTCGGATGAGCTGCGAGACGAACACCCGGGATTCCCGAAGGAAGCCCTGATGTACCACACGATCACCAATACCTGGTCGTCCGGCGGCGCCATGCCGGCCAATCACGTGACCACGACGGCCGTTAAATGGGACGACGCCATCATCATCCCCAGCGGTGAAGTGCGGCCCCGAGTGCGGTCCGCCAACATCTGGAGCGTCCAACCGATCGCGCCGGAGCGAAGTTTCGGAACGCTTAACTACGCCGTGTTGTTTGGCTACCTGCTGGGGATGCTGGGCGTCGGTTTTTACTTCGTCAACAAGAATAAAGACACCGACGACTACTTTCGCGGCGGCAAACAAATCCCGTGGTGGGCTGCCGCCTGCAGTATATTTGCCACCATGCTCAGCTCGTTGACCTTCACGGGGTTACCCTCCAAAGCCTTTGCCCAAGACTGGGTGTATGCGATCGGCAACATGATGATTCCCGTGGTCGCCGTGGTGGTGGTCCGGGTGGCTTTGCCGTTTTACCGTCGCATCGATGCGACCAGCGCTTACGAATATTTGGAGAAACGCTTTCATCGTGGAGTCCGCGTGTTCGGCAGTGCCAGCTTTACGGTGTTTCACATCTTTCGGATGGCGATCGTGATGTCGCTGACCGGTTTGGCGATCGCCGTAGCCACGCCGCTAACGCCGACGCAAAGCGTGTTGCTGATGGGCGTGCTGAGCGTGCTGTACTGCACGATGGGCGGAATCGAAGCGGTGATTTGGACCGATACGCTGCAGACCGTGGTGCTGTTAGGCGGAGCGTTGTTGGCGATTGTGTTATTGGTTTCCGGAACCGATGGCGGCGCCGCTGGGTTTTGGGAAACGGCGAAGTCATCCGACAAATTTCGGCTGGTCAATCTGCACTGGGATGCGAACCAAGCCCAGCTGGCGTTTTGGGTGGTGGTAGTCGGAGCGATCGGACAGAATCTCTCGTCTTACACCGCCGACCAGGCCGTGGTGCAGCGGTACATGACCACCAAGGACGAACAGCAGGCCGCACGTTCGATCCTGGGCGGCGGCTTGCTGGCGATCCCGGCCACGTTGTTGTTTTTTGGCATCGGCACGGCCCTGTTTGCCTTCTACCATTCCCATCCGGAAAAACTCGATCCGACCATCACCACCGATCAGATTTTTCCGCTGTTCATCGCTCGCGAAATGCCCATCGGCCTAGCCGGATTGATCGTCGCCGGCATCTTTGCAGCCGCTCAATCAACGGTCTCAACCAGCATGAACTCCACGGCTACCGCGATCGTGACCGACTTCCTGCGGCCCTGGAATCTTTTAAATAGCGAGCGGGCGTATTTAAACGTGGCTCGGCTGTGCACGCTGGTCGTGGGCGTTTTGGGGACGCTGTTGGCTTTGCTGTTCGTGGATCCGGACATCAAGTCATTGTTCGACGCCTTCATCAAGGTGATCGGTTTGTTTATGGGCGTCCTGGGAGGGCTGTTTTTGTTGGGCGCGTTAACGGTGCGAGCCAACGCAGCCGGGGCCATGACCGGAGCCGTTGTGGGCGCCGCCACGATGCTCTACCTGTGGCTGTTTACATCGATCAACGGTTACCTCTACACGACCTGCGGAATCGTTACCTGTGTAGCGGTCGGCTACCTGGCCAGCCTGGCCTTCCCGCGTCCGCAGCAGGATCTGAGTGGTTTGACGATTCATAAAACCGCGGCCTCGTAG
- a CDS encoding WGR and DUF4132 domain-containing protein produces MPSRHLVLSAGTSNKFWNITRDGTSHTVNYGRVGTDGQTKTKQFDDAAACQKSYEQLIEQKLKKGYSDAGKSTSPSTRTAKKAVKKTAKKAVKKTLPKTATKKATKPVKKAAPETAPETAAVEPELAVTREIALEPADWFVAAFRKTAPLQRGKPAEADLDAAADQLAALKRINYGWDLPFEDLSLPAIMAPEEAHFWLLAMTDYSHRFASQAEVRKYATKIRNSKITGKLFWQQATRHVKQSNRGVSPLVMAPLFSLFSAEQCFELALTPVKDDERNHRSASEVTVMLNQGFQAHVLPYLKRTEITKLQKRVRQTFDPAAEPADEYSAYPAEHYAAAVLGMHKEVYAITSSWPDDQFRGDDVWLAHYLYPQEILFGLGSAELFESEWRRLGLKCSGPRHARNFLACTESAALDLLANQVCAQSNKDECAALLKVLCLVHAPEAAESVLRCRLDSKMPALARDWLEKYVGNAVAGLIPIAGKKGKLADAAIDYLRSVKRNGYEGVIAKSLKQAGKSAPGVTQVQRDVLDHIEKTYTPFDAKTTPKWLKDALATVDLKRAPKLPSWAAPDGMPPLAVSERRLNDEQVQVVLEVLATTPVSEQHPLLVAIKQHVDKPSRDDFAWQLFQFWQEDGSVAKNKWAMGAIGHLGDDGCVMKLTPMVRVWPGESQHARAVFGLECLRGVGSSTALMQLSGIAQKLKFKGLKNKAAAFVEEIAKEKGMTRAELEDRVIPDCGLDEMGRREFSFGPRSFSFVLGGDLKPMVRDEAGKIRPNMPKPGVKDDEKLAGEAMAEWKLIKKQIKDVAVLQAGRLEQAMVTGRRWTVADFEALLVRHPLMTHLVQKLIWASFDAKGKRLALFRVTEERDYANAKDDSMSLGKAKQIGVIHPLDMTEAERATWGEVLSDYEIITPFPQLGRDVYALEKGEAKTKELKRFHGLKLAAPTMIFTLEKFGWTRGEAMDGGCFDEHSKQFPAADVTAVIHYDGVVGMGYIDPDETLTTKSIHFCKGMRAPSGYGWGSKKTMKLGDVPPIVISEVMADLHVLKTKAK; encoded by the coding sequence ATGCCTTCTCGTCACTTGGTTTTGTCCGCTGGAACATCCAATAAATTCTGGAACATCACCCGTGACGGCACCAGTCACACGGTGAACTATGGCCGTGTGGGAACCGACGGACAAACCAAAACCAAACAGTTCGACGATGCGGCCGCTTGCCAAAAATCGTACGAGCAATTGATCGAGCAGAAACTGAAGAAGGGTTACAGCGACGCCGGTAAATCCACTTCCCCTTCCACTCGAACCGCCAAGAAAGCGGTGAAGAAAACCGCGAAAAAGGCCGTCAAGAAAACCCTGCCCAAAACGGCAACCAAGAAAGCAACCAAGCCTGTCAAGAAAGCCGCTCCCGAAACCGCCCCGGAAACCGCCGCGGTGGAGCCGGAACTGGCGGTCACTCGAGAGATCGCGTTGGAGCCCGCCGACTGGTTTGTGGCGGCTTTCCGCAAGACCGCTCCGCTGCAACGCGGCAAACCGGCCGAAGCGGATTTGGACGCCGCCGCGGATCAACTGGCCGCGTTAAAACGCATCAACTACGGCTGGGATCTGCCCTTCGAAGACTTGTCCCTGCCCGCCATCATGGCCCCCGAAGAAGCCCACTTCTGGCTGCTGGCGATGACAGACTATTCCCATCGCTTCGCCTCCCAAGCCGAGGTCCGCAAATACGCGACCAAAATCCGCAACTCCAAAATCACCGGCAAACTTTTTTGGCAACAGGCCACCCGCCACGTCAAGCAATCCAACCGAGGCGTTTCGCCCTTGGTGATGGCGCCGCTGTTCAGTCTGTTCAGCGCCGAGCAGTGTTTTGAACTGGCACTCACCCCCGTCAAAGACGACGAACGCAATCATCGTTCGGCATCCGAGGTGACCGTGATGCTGAACCAGGGCTTTCAAGCTCACGTTTTGCCCTATCTGAAACGGACCGAAATTACCAAGCTGCAAAAACGCGTTCGTCAAACGTTCGACCCGGCGGCCGAGCCCGCCGATGAATACTCCGCTTATCCAGCCGAACACTACGCCGCCGCCGTGCTGGGGATGCACAAGGAAGTCTACGCGATCACCTCCAGTTGGCCGGATGATCAGTTTCGTGGCGACGATGTATGGCTGGCACACTATCTCTATCCGCAGGAAATTCTGTTTGGGCTGGGTAGCGCCGAATTGTTTGAATCCGAATGGCGTCGTTTGGGTCTAAAATGCAGCGGCCCCCGTCATGCACGCAACTTCCTGGCCTGCACCGAATCCGCCGCTCTGGACCTGCTGGCCAATCAAGTCTGTGCCCAATCCAACAAAGACGAATGTGCCGCACTGCTAAAGGTACTGTGCCTGGTCCACGCTCCCGAAGCCGCCGAATCGGTTCTGCGGTGCCGCCTGGATTCCAAAATGCCCGCGTTGGCTCGCGACTGGTTGGAAAAGTACGTTGGTAACGCTGTCGCGGGTCTGATCCCCATCGCCGGCAAAAAGGGCAAGCTGGCCGATGCGGCGATCGACTATCTGCGCAGCGTCAAACGCAACGGGTACGAAGGCGTCATCGCCAAGTCGCTGAAACAGGCCGGCAAATCCGCTCCAGGAGTCACTCAGGTTCAACGCGATGTTTTGGACCACATTGAAAAAACGTACACACCATTCGACGCCAAAACGACACCGAAATGGCTGAAGGACGCGCTGGCCACCGTGGACCTGAAGCGAGCTCCCAAACTTCCCTCCTGGGCCGCCCCCGATGGCATGCCGCCGTTGGCCGTCAGTGAACGACGCCTGAACGACGAACAGGTGCAGGTGGTGCTGGAGGTTTTAGCCACAACGCCAGTCTCCGAACAGCATCCATTGTTGGTGGCGATCAAACAGCATGTCGACAAACCATCACGCGACGATTTTGCTTGGCAACTGTTTCAGTTCTGGCAGGAGGACGGTTCGGTGGCCAAGAACAAATGGGCGATGGGAGCGATCGGCCACTTGGGGGATGACGGCTGTGTGATGAAACTGACGCCCATGGTTCGCGTTTGGCCGGGCGAAAGTCAACACGCTCGAGCCGTGTTTGGGCTGGAGTGTCTGCGGGGCGTCGGCAGTAGCACGGCCTTGATGCAATTGTCCGGAATCGCTCAGAAACTGAAGTTCAAAGGTCTAAAAAACAAAGCCGCCGCGTTTGTCGAAGAGATCGCTAAAGAAAAAGGCATGACGCGAGCCGAACTGGAAGACCGCGTGATTCCCGATTGCGGCCTGGACGAAATGGGACGACGAGAGTTCTCCTTCGGCCCCCGATCGTTCAGCTTTGTGCTCGGCGGGGACCTCAAACCGATGGTCCGAGACGAAGCTGGCAAGATCCGCCCCAACATGCCCAAGCCCGGCGTCAAAGACGACGAAAAATTGGCGGGCGAGGCCATGGCCGAATGGAAGTTGATCAAAAAACAGATCAAAGACGTCGCCGTACTGCAAGCCGGAAGGCTGGAACAAGCCATGGTCACCGGTCGGCGGTGGACGGTCGCAGATTTTGAAGCTCTGTTGGTTCGTCACCCACTGATGACCCACCTGGTGCAGAAACTGATCTGGGCCAGCTTCGACGCCAAAGGCAAACGATTGGCGTTGTTCCGTGTAACCGAAGAACGCGATTACGCCAACGCCAAAGACGACAGCATGTCGTTGGGCAAAGCCAAGCAGATCGGTGTGATCCATCCACTGGATATGACCGAAGCGGAACGCGCGACTTGGGGCGAGGTGCTGAGCGATTACGAGATCATCACGCCATTCCCCCAGCTCGGCCGCGACGTTTACGCTCTGGAAAAAGGGGAAGCCAAAACCAAGGAACTGAAACGCTTCCACGGCCTGAAGCTAGCCGCGCCGACGATGATCTTCACTTTGGAAAAGTTCGGCTGGACGCGCGGCGAAGCCATGGACGGCGGCTGTTTCGACGAACACTCCAAACAGTTTCCGGCCGCGGATGTGACGGCCGTCATTCACTACGATGGCGTTGTCGGGATGGGCTACATCGATCCCGATGAAACGCTAACAACCAAGAGCATTCACTTTTGCAAAGGCATGCGTGCACCTTCCGGGTACGGCTGGGGCAGTAAGAAAACGATGAAACTAGGTGATGTTCCGCCAATCGTGATCAGTGAAGTCATGGCGGACCTGCACGTTCTGAAAACAAAGGCCAAATAG
- a CDS encoding AAA family ATPase, with protein sequence MAKKKAAARKSAPARNKATARRKTAAANSSEPSLQRPPAEILYADELAELTKASAADPKPPGWRMSPRAVLTFILGDPTQDLPPKFVGRRAFLERCIVSLATNRGLMLIGEPGTAKSYLSELLAAAISGDSTLTIQGSAGTTEDNIRYSWNYALLVAEGPNENSLVPAPLYLGMTHGKLVRFEEITRCALEIQDVLLSVLSDRVMAIPELPEANRSLYAQSGFNVIATANTRDRGVNEMSAALKRRFNFETVHPIADIGEELQLVQRETLRNLERSHVPVAVDVDLTELLVTTFRELRQGKTIDGKGIETPSTVLSTAEAVGTAYAAGVHAYYYSDGEVQPMHLVRHLVGSVLKDNPDDLKTVRHYFEHVIKKRKTGRWKEFYEARDELA encoded by the coding sequence ATGGCAAAAAAGAAAGCCGCCGCTCGCAAGTCCGCACCAGCTCGTAATAAAGCGACCGCTCGCCGCAAGACCGCAGCCGCCAACTCATCGGAGCCGTCGCTGCAACGCCCGCCGGCGGAAATCCTGTACGCCGACGAACTGGCCGAGTTGACCAAGGCTTCCGCGGCCGACCCCAAACCTCCCGGTTGGCGAATGTCGCCGCGGGCGGTGCTGACCTTTATCCTGGGAGATCCCACCCAAGATCTGCCGCCCAAATTTGTGGGCCGACGAGCGTTTCTGGAACGCTGCATCGTTTCCCTGGCCACCAACCGCGGCCTGATGCTGATCGGCGAACCCGGCACGGCCAAGAGCTACCTCAGCGAATTGCTGGCCGCGGCGATCAGCGGCGATTCCACGCTGACCATTCAGGGCAGTGCTGGCACCACCGAAGACAATATTCGATACTCATGGAACTACGCGTTGTTGGTTGCCGAAGGGCCCAACGAAAACTCCCTGGTTCCGGCTCCGCTGTACCTGGGCATGACTCACGGCAAACTGGTTCGCTTTGAAGAAATCACCCGCTGTGCGTTGGAAATTCAAGACGTGCTGTTGTCGGTGTTAAGCGACCGCGTGATGGCGATCCCGGAATTGCCCGAAGCCAATCGCTCGTTGTACGCCCAGTCGGGTTTCAACGTGATCGCCACGGCCAACACCCGCGACCGAGGTGTGAACGAAATGAGCGCGGCATTAAAACGCCGCTTCAACTTCGAAACCGTACACCCGATTGCCGATATCGGCGAAGAACTGCAACTCGTGCAACGGGAAACGCTCCGCAACCTCGAACGTTCCCATGTACCGGTCGCCGTGGACGTCGATTTGACGGAACTGTTGGTCACCACGTTTCGCGAGCTGCGACAGGGCAAGACCATCGATGGCAAGGGCATCGAAACGCCATCGACCGTGCTCAGTACGGCCGAAGCGGTGGGGACCGCGTATGCCGCCGGCGTGCACGCGTATTATTACAGCGATGGCGAAGTCCAACCGATGCACCTGGTGCGGCATCTGGTGGGCAGTGTGTTAAAAGACAATCCCGACGATCTGAAAACCGTGCGTCATTACTTTGAACACGTCATCAAGAAACGCAAAACGGGCCGTTGGAAGGAATTCTACGAAGCCCGTGACGAGTTGGCCTGA